The DNA window TCCTTTTGAATTGGAATGTTATGTTGACAGTCTTACATTTTACCCACCTTTCACTTCAACTATAAGGAAATGAATACGAAATAAAGGGGATAGTTTAGTGGGTACTCTTCTTTAGCTTCTCTGGTGGTATAGGAACCTGAATGTGGGCAACCCACTGCTGTTGCTTTTATAATTCTTACTGGGAGCATAACCATTAACTGTTTTTCTCTCTTGAATTGTGCATAGGCTATTACCATATCATGTCGTGGCAGATTATGAAGCAGAGGAAGATGACAAGATCCTTGATACAGCCACCACAGGCCAAATTCTTTCTCGCTCTCAGCAGTGGGACAATAACATTGCTGCCAAAGTAGCAGAATTCACAGCTACATTCGAGAAGCAAGTCTTGGCATTCAACATTATTTCCCGCAAACGGGGTCTTGGGGAGTTTCGGACTGAAGAAAAGTTGATGATGGAGCAATTTCTTTTACAAGAGGAGAAGCGGTCACTGCTGGAATTAAGGGCTGAAATGGATTCGCGGCAGAAGGCTAGTCGAGAAAGTCATGAAGCAAATATGCGGATGGCAGCCATGGCACATGTGGATCAGGCTCGTGCAGAATCACAAGCGCATGCAGAAATGATGGCCCGGGCTCCAATAAGAGGAAGTGCACTTGGTTCTCGTGGTAATAGCTCGATTTCTGACATGGGTGAGCAAGAGCAGGATTTCCACCAGGATGAAATTATGAATGGGTGGGGGAGCAATGCACAGAAAGATGATAGGGAGCCATCTGAAGACTTTTTGAATGATGATGAAACAGAAAATGGAGATAATGCATTGCAAAGCGAGTGGCCTGAAGGAGGTGAGCTAGATCTGAATGCGAGATAATTTGTTCATCTTCAGAATAACACAGCTCAGGGTTAATAGTTTGAGGGTTGAATATGGCACCACACCGTTCAATTCAATCAGCAGTGTGTTATTGAAATAGGCTTGAGTTCAATCATCTTTATAGTTTTCTTTGATATTATGATTGTGGTTGTTTGTGAGTAACAAAAGAGATCATGAAAGGATGTATGTTGTTGGTCTTTCCATCTTGTAtatctttccttttttatcACCTGATAAtgcctctctcctctctctctctctctctctctctctctctctctctctctctctctctaaggTGATGTTTTCCTACTTGAACATACAATGATGCATCTGATTGTTAGAAGGTGACTAGTTGAGGTTTAAAATTGGCACTTGGCACTAGCCATGTCTCTTTTGAATGGAGCCCCCTTTTTTTTTACAAAGGGAAAGCAAGCATCACTATATCTCAAGGTTTAGCGATTTTTGTTACACTGGTGTCTGGTTAGTTAAATACTGATACTTAAAAGTGGTATTGGTCGAAAATACAACCCAACTTTGGATAAAAACTGGAATTTTTTGCAGACCTTTATAAGTTGctgataaaatcataaatttttagTGTGGTTTAAATTGATGCAACATATTCAAACCTTCGTGACATTATGCGTGCGACATGGACGCCGATTAGCCGCATTGCGTTCGGCGCCTAGATGGCACTCGGCGTCCGCCGACATGATTGCCAGCGCATGCCAATTCTACCTATAAAATACCATACTCTTATCTCATTTTTTGCACCCAATTCTCACTTCTCTCTTCAACTCCCAATTTTCTCACTTCTCCTAAAAAATGGTTTCTGATGGTGAAGGCCCAATAGATGAACTCATTTCGCAAGCCTTCTGGAAAGAGACAACGCGCCAACTAGAACGACGCAGGAAAACAGAGACGGAGGTGGCGGTCCCTCGACAGATCTGGCATCGAAGGACAGTCATCCGCGCTACCCAATGGCTGTTTGGAGACTATTTTGCCTCGGAGCCACGGTGGGGGCTGGCGTTGAGAATGCAACAAGATCTTTGCATGCACATTGTTAACACGTTGTTGACGTGTAAACTTGCCAGAATTAAGTTAGTCACAATAGTGGAGGGGAGATAGATTATCGATGAGGTACAATATAAATCTTAGCattgtggtgtggtgtggtgtggtgtggtgccGTGTCAAGATACATTATCGTGACCAAACTTTTGAGAAAAAAGCAACAGATCCAGAGATAATAATAGACGTAACATCTAGGCTGGAGTAAAGTAGCAACCGAACAAGCCTTATAAGTGAGATAAGTTCCTACTCAAATTACATAATCCAGACACAACACAAACCAAGAGAAGTTGACAGACATTCATACACGAGTTGATTATTACAAAACCtaaaaacaaaccaaaataaacTAAACCAGACCAAACCAACATGAGTACAAGCTAAAAGCCTACACAAGTATCGCTAGTCAAGTTTGGAGTTTATAAAAGAACATTAATGCTAATAAAACAGTTAGTGATCAGCATCCATCTTGTTCAAATGGAAACCACCTTCATCGTTCTTATGCACCTCAACCTTAAACTTCTCCTCTTTACCACCTCTCTTCACTTTCAGAAGCATGTCAAATTTGGCAGATGATTCAACAACCTACCCAGGGGAATTAAGTTATAGACACGTTAGTTATATAAAAGTtggcaaaatgaaaaaaatttacatatgGATTCGAAGAAAGAGTTGAACTTGTCAGCATATATACTAAGCAAGCACCGAAACAATGATGACACCACCTTGAACTTTCACGTGCCAAAGAAACTCATTAACTAAtctttaaaaagtaaaaactatCGATAAAAACCCCCCACGGACCTTATAGTCAATATCGCAGCCCCAACTCATACAGTGAATTGTAGTCTCAATAAGTACCAATAATATCTATCTATGAGATTTATCGGTCTGAggttatttttttcattaaatctTTTCAAGGTCATCCACATTCATGAGATGAGACCTACATCTATGAATAAAAAGATTGTGTTAACAATGGAATTTACATGTTCCACAATCAACTTTTGAAAATTGCTACTTAACACTATACCGATCAATCAAAGAAAACTCACCTCTGCATTAGCGTGTACAATCTCACTAAGTTCATAAGGAAGTAAAGAGTTGGATCTCTCCTGGATGGTCTTGACAGCATGGTGAGCCGCATCTTGCACAACAGGATCGTGCACCGGCACTGATTTCCAGCCAGCCACATCTTCTTCTGTAGAAGCAAAACCCAAGTCTTGGAATTTCAGGACTCAATTTCACACATAAATCTAACCAACATGATTTTAACTATACAAAGAAACGATCAAATTTGAATCAAATAATCAACCCTAACAAGAAATTTAGTTCAAGAACAAGGTACAGTAGTGTCAATGCTTAACTTCTTAATGTTTACAGCAGTAGTGAACAGTGTAagttgtggatgcccttagatATTCCTATGGATTGAATCTAGTAGTACTAAAAATTTACTAAACTTACAACAGTAGCAAAGGAATTGATCAGCTGAAATAGAGAAAGATgcagaaaaattgaaaagggggAAATGGATTAGGTCGGTACCCTTCTTAGCGCCGAGGTCGGATGAGGTAAAGGAAGGCACATCTCCAACATGTTTGAACTCTTGAACCTGCATAAAATCCTCCCATGGTTTAACCCAAATTTTGGTCTCGTAAAGCTTCTTCTTCCCGGCGTCGATAACTTCGAGAGTAAGATGATGGATCGTGCCAGCGACGACTTGCTCTTGCGCCTTGACGACCCTGACCAGATGAAAAACAAGGGCAGGGAAAACGAAGGGCAAAAACCAGAAAGGAGATCAATTCTAGCAAGAGGATATAATATAACACCACCTggacaataaaattgatatcataaCCTTGCCCCTGTAATTTGCAATTCAGTTCCTATATATAACTAGAATATATTGTTCTCCTACCCTCCTTCCCAGTGAGGCAGTTCTGACTTTCTGTGTTATCCCAAAAACAATTGCCTTTCTTCAAGTAAACATGGTAATGAGGTTATATGAGGACTCGACTATTAAGGCTTCAGAAATTCGTTCTTGCTTTGTCTCAACAAAACGCCTGATGCTCTATCCGAAAACTATGCCCAAGCACAGTTTAGTTATGTGATTATAGTACTTTGGAATTGATTTGTTATAAAGGACTTAAACGTACTCCCTGTGTTTGTACAACCACAGTCATACGACTCATACCTTACCCGTCGCATACCTACTCATTTgaatttatctataaatactgATACAATGAGTAGTATATTCAACAAGTTTATTTGGGCCCAACAAGTGAATGGTCTCCATCTTTAGTTTTCCTAATTACTTTGATGGCCTACTTTGTTCTTAATTTTCATTACTGCCTGATGTTGAATGCAACCTATAAATTTCTGTGATCTATTATAGTACGGTGGTGCACATGATTAGTGAAATTAGGAAATACTACACTGTTTGCTGTGACAGATGAAAAaacaataagagtgatggaCGGAGAAATCATACCGGTCTTCTAACGACAACTCGCAAATGTTGAGGGTTGGTATTAGTGTGGAGAGTTGGGGAATAAGGGCGGAAGGCAAGCGGCCTAGGGCGCCATGATGATGAGGAAGACGAAGATGTTGGACTCTCGCTGAGTTGAGGGGATTCAGCTTCCCTAGTAGCAGTAGTGGAGCCCTCTTCCATAACCTAATCCTCCCTCTATTCTATtctattgatagatttatagaTAGATAGAACAATGATTCAGTTGAAATTCATAAATTATGGTTTACTCCTCCAGCATATTCTATCGGAAGATTGTAATCCCATCCTCCTCCACTCACTCAAGAAACAAAATTCAGAATTAGGCACATAAAAACAACACAAATACAAaaaattcttcttcttcttctcttctttttctgataaaaaaatatgaatgggAAGGGAAGGCGATCCAGCTGAGGCCTCAAAAGAGAGAAATCGGTGAGGTAGCAGTAAGAATGATAATCGATTGAATGAATCTGAATTGGCAGAGGCGAGGCGAGGCGTGGTGTTGCTGAGAAACAGAGGGGAAGAAGGAGAAGATGCTGTAAATTGCGTATTAGTTTTGTTTTGGCGGAGAGCAGTAAATCAACTACTGTTACTCTACTGACTAATATTAACAGCAGTAATTTTGTTTTCTCAATCTATTTTGTTAGAGATTTCCACAATTTCACATCATGCTTATCTTATTTAAGCTGCACAAATCTATACGTATATTAGGATAGACATATTAATCATTAGTTAATTAATCTgggttaattttaaaaatacatattaAACTATAGTGTTATGTATTAAATTGATTGATATTAaagtttaatttattgtaaaataagtactcctattaaatttaatatttttataatgtttatgatttattttaatttacttatttAGGACACATCATTCTTCGTTGGCTGCGACCAAAGTATTTCTGTTATTCCACGCACGAAACCTATAAAATTTTATGCAATGAATACCAAGAAAGAGGATATAAACTAGTCACTTGGCCATAACTAAATTGAATCATtccttttaagaaaaaaaatatataataatatttttatttattctatttcgttttttatttcattttttttttatctttcttaatttatttctctcctgtttttattttatcttcatttaaGTATTTAACATAATTTCTAATATTTCGTGTTAAAAAAGAATTCTATTCATTCTAATTAAATAGAgtcattatttcattttttgataaacaataaaatattcaatcactattatttatttactcttttgctttattctttttgtctcttactttattttatcttcattttatctttatttgtcTCTTACTCTTTTGCTAACGTGGTAATCCCCGTTCCAATTCCAACTGGTTTGTGTGTTTGTATTGTGTATGAACAATTATTGGTAGCAATTTGTAGTGGAATTGCATTAGGTTGatataatttgaaatattataatcattttataggtaaatgaatatgaatttaaaaattatatcacAATGTATTCGAATTTGATATATTACTATTAGTTCCAACTCACATACTCATATTATATTTCTTATTGTGTTTTGACCTAATTTATTCTCACTGTACTAAAAATCTAAAAAGTTTTGCAAAATGAATTGGGTTATTAGTctataaatacatgaactttcaattttttctactttttcccccgaactttatttttttgaatataaatCTATGAACTTtggactttttttatttttccccccATTGAAGAATTCCGATCAAATTGAAGTTGATGTGGAAAAtgcatattattttattacatatgtggcaaaaaaatagaataaataaaatctGACTTGGATAATAAGAAAACCCTTCATATTCATCACTTTTTTACCACCATGTTTCTCACCCTTTCACCTTTCTCACCCTTTCACCATTACTTCtgtaaatattttttcttttcttggacGAGCACATTCATTTTTAAATGATGGATAAAGTTGTTGGTGGTCCCAAGTCATCCAAATCTTCTGGAGAAAAGTTGCATAGGTAAGTTATGTGATTAATTTTGGAGTATTAAACTATGTTTTTGGTAGGGT is part of the Salvia splendens isolate huo1 chromosome 6, SspV2, whole genome shotgun sequence genome and encodes:
- the LOC121809893 gene encoding cysteine proteinase inhibitor 12-like; its protein translation is MQVQEFKHVGDVPSFTSSDLGAKKEEDVAGWKSVPVHDPVVQDAAHHAVKTIQERSNSLLPYELSEIVHANAEVVESSAKFDMLLKVKRGGKEEKFKVEVHKNDEGGFHLNKMDADH
- the LOC121809935 gene encoding putative mediator of RNA polymerase II transcription subunit 26, encoding MRHSSITMEENKAQQHQQQQQQQQQLLQQQLLMQQIQRQKDAMSRFPSNIDAHLRPQGQAPAQHPSLLQSRPLTSPNPNPNSAPQQPNQLHPNSNPNPNPNPNSSSASTTVINQQQQQQQQQHKASLQLAYQDAWRVCHPDFKRPFSSLEDACERLLPYHVVADYEAEEDDKILDTATTGQILSRSQQWDNNIAAKVAEFTATFEKQVLAFNIISRKRGLGEFRTEEKLMMEQFLLQEEKRSLLELRAEMDSRQKASRESHEANMRMAAMAHVDQARAESQAHAEMMARAPIRGSALGSRGNSSISDMGEQEQDFHQDEIMNGWGSNAQKDDREPSEDFLNDDETENGDNALQSEWPEGGELDLNAR